Proteins from a genomic interval of Medicago truncatula cultivar Jemalong A17 chromosome 3, MtrunA17r5.0-ANR, whole genome shotgun sequence:
- the LOC11425987 gene encoding F-box/LRR-repeat protein 4 produces the protein MVLQDAAFQCEKKEHDDDSLDLSDPAISNTTISVGITCNIKDDFHPNLIADLNLNHSLHNEEEENLSSEICTTNGFRFNINHDDDEENSCWESIFKFIINNDDDEENNRRNLNSLSIVSKQFLSITHRFRFSLNVYHPKELRSLKRYTNLNSLNLARYYNYHTDIDQFLRKISRFPLKLTSLNLSKQLTFPTNGLRVFSQKITTLTSLTCSHIDAYRSLNSSHLLLIAECFPLLEELDLSYPTYCNKNSSSFRDGIQALSLALFKLRKVNFSGCPINNQSLFHLLCNCKLLQDVIMFDCDQITNAGVTSALRERPTLTSLSFSTTPNNSVFNNIHFIDSLVSLKGLTSLDLKRLKISDELLYSIAREGLLLKRLVLQICTGYSYAGIICLVSNCQRLKHLDLQDAGFLNDIHVVNLSLFLSNLVSINLSGCPKLTKSALLTLARYCPSLGEIKMENIGTDCVENSDSLVDFGVYPQLKSLYLGENTWLSDESIIMFASIFPNLQLLDFNSCNRISKGVCEVLRRCSKIRHLNLSECSRVKLLGMNFAVPKLEVLDLSFTKVDDKTLYAISKNCCGLLQLLLEHCDNVKEKGVKHVVENCTQLREQDRLLY, from the coding sequence TTTCACCCTAATCTCATCGCTGATTTGAATTTAAACCATTCACTCCACAATGAAGAGGAAGAAAACTTGTCATCTGAAATCTGCACAACAAACGGTTTCAGATTCAACATCAACCATGATGATGACGAAGAGAATTCATGTTGGGAATCtatcttcaaattcatcatcaacaatgatgATGACGAAGAAAACAACCGTCGCAACTTGAATTCTCTCTCCATCGTTTCCAAACAGTTCCTCTCCATCACCCACCGTTTCCGATTCTCACTCAATGTCTATCACCCAAAAGAACTTCGTAGTCTCAAAAGGTACACCAATCTCAACTCTCTCAACCTCGCACGCTACTACAATTACCACACTGACATTGACCAGTTTCTTCGCAAAATCTCTCGTTTCCCATTGAAACTCACATCACTTAATCTCTCCAAACAGCTTACCTTTCCTACAAATGGGTTGCGAGTTTTTTCACAAAAGATTACAACTTTGACATCTCTCACTTGTTCCCACATTGATGCTTATCGTTCTCTTAACAGTTCTCATTTGCTACTCATTGCGGAATGTTTCCCATTGCTCGAAGAACTCGACCTCAGTTACCCCACATATTGCAACAAAAATTCCTCTAGCTTTCGTGATGGGATACAAGCACTTTCACTTGCTCTTTTCAAACTGCGTAAGGTTAATTTTTCTGGCTGTCCCATAAACAATCAATCGCTTTTCCACCTTCTATGCAACTGTAAGCTTCTCCAAGATGTCATCATGTTTGACTGTGATCAAATAACCAATGCAGGAGTCACTTCTGCTCTCCGTGAAAGACCAACATTGACGTCTTTATCCTTTTCCACCACTCCTAACAATTCAGTATTCAATAATATACATTTTATTGATTCGTTGGTGAGTTTGAAGGGTTTGACTTCTCTTGATTTGAAGCGTTTGAAAATCTCTGATGAGTTGCTCTACTCGATTGCAAGGGAAGGTCTTCTTTTGAAAAGGCTTGTCCTTCAAATTTGCACGGGCTATAGTTATGCTGGAATCATTTGTTTGGTATCCAACTGTCAACGTTTGAAACATTTGGATCTTCAAGATGCTGGTTTTCTGAATGATATACATGTTGTAAATTTGTCTTTGTTTCTTAGTAATTTGGTGTCCATAAACCTTAGTGGTTGTCCTAAGCTCACCAAATCAGCCTTGCTTACTCTTGCTAGGTATTGTCCTTCACTTGGTGAGATCAAAATGGAAAACATTGGGACGGATTGTGTAGAGAATTCTGATTCTTTGGTGGACTTTGGTGTATACCCTCAATTAAAGTCTCTCTATCTGGGTGAAAATACATGGTTAAGTGATGAAAGCATCATAATGTTTGCTTCCATTTTCCCCAATTTGCAGCTGCTTGATTTTAATTCTTGCAATCGCATATCTAAAGGTGTCTGTGAAGTTTTAAGGAGATGTTCTAAGATTAGGCATTTGAACCTATCCGAATGTTCAAGAGTGAAGCTACTTGGAATGAACTTTGCAGTTCCGAAGCTGGAGGTGTTAGACTTGTCATTTACAAAAGTTGATGATAAAACACTCTATGCGATCTCAAAGAATTGTTGCGGGCTTTTGCAACTATTACTGGAACATTGTGATAATGTCAAGGAGAAGGGAGTGAAACATGTGGTTGAAAACTGCACACAATTGAGAGAACAAGATCGCCTTCTTTACTAG